Proteins found in one Terribacillus sp. DMT04 genomic segment:
- a CDS encoding TetR/AcrR family transcriptional regulator: MNKKEIQKSRMWKYFVEATADIIREEGLEKVTIRKVADRAGYNSATLYNYFNDLSHLKFFASMTLLKEYTDEVVVYMSRSDKPLEKYLLAWECFCIYSFRYPKLFDAVFIKDLGDSPENMLERYYEKFPKDLIDIPKELQPTLLERNMSDRGRSALDIALEAGEVSEKNVDAINELTILIWQGMFNNVLNHRRSYDPERAMQKTMQYITEIVRNEALFDFSDNKYAP, from the coding sequence ATGAATAAAAAAGAAATACAGAAAAGCCGAATGTGGAAATACTTCGTGGAAGCAACAGCAGATATTATCCGTGAAGAAGGATTAGAAAAAGTGACAATCCGAAAAGTAGCAGATCGTGCTGGCTATAACAGCGCAACACTATATAACTACTTTAATGACCTGTCGCACCTCAAGTTCTTTGCGTCTATGACTTTATTGAAGGAATATACAGACGAAGTTGTCGTTTATATGAGTCGATCTGATAAGCCTTTGGAGAAGTATTTACTAGCTTGGGAATGTTTTTGTATCTACTCTTTTCGTTACCCAAAGTTATTTGATGCTGTTTTTATCAAGGATCTTGGCGATAGCCCAGAAAATATGCTGGAACGGTATTACGAAAAATTCCCTAAGGATCTTATTGATATACCAAAGGAATTACAGCCGACATTATTAGAACGGAATATGTCCGATCGCGGACGCTCTGCTCTCGATATAGCGCTAGAAGCCGGAGAAGTAAGTGAGAAAAATGTGGATGCGATCAATGAGTTAACTATTCTTATCTGGCAAGGAATGTTTAATAATGTGCTAAATCATCGACGGTCTTATGATCCAGAACGGGCGATGCAGAAAACGATGCAATATATCACCGAAATCGTCCGGAATGAAGCGTTATTCGACTTCTCGGATAATAAATATGCACCGTAA
- a CDS encoding betaine/proline/choline family ABC transporter ATP-binding protein (Members of the family are the ATP-binding subunit of ABC transporters for substrates such as betaine, L-proline or other amino acids, choline, carnitine, etc. The substrate specificity is best determined from the substrate-binding subunit, rather than this subunit, as it interacts with the permease subunit and not with substrate directly.) produces the protein MLTFENVSKIYSGSKKAVNNLNLEIQKGEFICFIGPSGCGKTTSMKMVNRLIEPTEGRILIDGKDIMKQNRVQMRREIGYVIQQIGLFPHMTISENITLVPKLLQWSKEKRRERAAELIKLVNLPKEYLDRYPQELSGGQQQRIGVLRALASNPPLILMDEPFGALDPITRDGLQEEFKHLQKQLDKTIVFVTHDMDEAIKLADRIVIMKDGEIVQVDTPDEILRNPANEFVESFIGKERLIQTQPDVKTVGQIMNKIPATVHKEETLSAAIQRMKEKRVDSLLVIGDDLTLEGYIDVEDIEENRKKSTLVGEIVETELYRVKEDSLIRDTIQKMLRRHTKYVPVVDEQNRLQGIVTRATLADLVYDSIWGDENDNE, from the coding sequence GTGCTGACATTTGAAAATGTATCAAAAATTTACAGCGGCAGTAAAAAGGCAGTAAACAATCTGAACCTGGAAATACAAAAAGGTGAATTCATCTGTTTTATCGGCCCAAGTGGCTGTGGTAAGACAACTAGCATGAAAATGGTCAACAGACTGATTGAACCTACAGAAGGACGCATTCTAATTGACGGCAAGGATATTATGAAACAAAACCGCGTCCAAATGCGGCGGGAGATTGGATATGTTATCCAGCAAATTGGACTTTTTCCACATATGACGATTAGTGAAAATATCACATTGGTACCAAAATTATTGCAATGGTCCAAAGAAAAACGGCGTGAACGTGCAGCCGAATTGATCAAATTAGTTAATTTACCAAAGGAATATCTTGATCGCTATCCACAAGAATTAAGTGGCGGTCAACAGCAGCGAATTGGGGTGTTGCGCGCTTTGGCTTCCAATCCCCCGCTCATTTTAATGGATGAACCTTTTGGTGCCCTAGATCCCATTACCAGAGACGGACTGCAAGAAGAATTCAAGCATCTTCAAAAACAATTAGACAAGACAATCGTCTTTGTAACACACGACATGGATGAAGCAATCAAACTTGCGGATCGGATTGTTATTATGAAGGATGGAGAAATTGTACAAGTTGATACTCCTGATGAAATTCTCCGTAATCCTGCGAATGAATTCGTAGAATCCTTCATCGGAAAAGAACGACTAATTCAGACCCAACCCGATGTGAAAACAGTGGGCCAAATTATGAATAAGATTCCAGCAACAGTTCACAAAGAAGAGACACTGTCTGCTGCTATTCAGCGAATGAAAGAAAAACGCGTTGATTCCTTGCTTGTAATTGGAGACGACCTTACGCTTGAAGGATATATTGATGTGGAGGATATTGAGGAAAATCGGAAGAAATCCACACTTGTTGGTGAAATAGTTGAAACAGAGCTTTATCGCGTGAAAGAAGATAGTCTTATCCGAGATACTATTCAAAAGATGCTCCGCAGACATACCAAGTATGTACCTGTTGTTGATGAACAGAATCGACTTCAAGGAATCGTCACGCGCGCAACACTAGCTGATCTAGTCTATGACTCTATTTGGGGTGATGAGAATGACAATGAATAG
- a CDS encoding ABC transporter permease, protein MDTLIQFLQDQGSTLVLKTWEHLYISLIAVVLGILVAVPVGVLLTRVERVANTVIRIVSVIQTFPSLAILAFFIPILGVGKVPAIVALFFYSMLPILRNTYIGIKNTDKNLLEAGRGMGMTNMQLILSVELPLAIPVIMAGIRVSTVYLIGWATLASFVGAGGLGDFIFDGLNLYRPGLILAGAIPSTILALLADFILGKVEKKLTPTTKSAMHETA, encoded by the coding sequence ATGGATACATTAATACAATTCCTTCAAGACCAGGGAAGCACGCTTGTTTTGAAGACTTGGGAGCATTTATATATATCCTTAATTGCAGTTGTGCTTGGAATCCTTGTCGCTGTACCTGTCGGTGTCTTACTCACACGAGTTGAGCGAGTAGCTAATACCGTCATTCGGATTGTCAGTGTCATTCAAACCTTTCCAAGTCTAGCAATTCTAGCGTTCTTTATTCCCATCTTAGGGGTCGGTAAGGTGCCAGCTATTGTAGCCTTATTCTTCTATTCCATGCTCCCCATTCTCCGCAACACTTACATTGGCATTAAGAACACAGATAAGAATTTACTGGAGGCCGGCCGCGGAATGGGCATGACGAATATGCAGCTCATTCTGAGCGTTGAACTACCACTAGCTATTCCTGTCATCATGGCAGGTATCAGAGTTTCTACTGTCTACCTTATCGGCTGGGCTACACTTGCTTCATTCGTTGGAGCTGGTGGACTTGGTGACTTCATATTCGATGGATTGAACCTCTACAGACCAGGACTCATCTTGGCCGGAGCTATACCATCTACTATTCTTGCTCTTCTTGCTGACTTCATCTTAGGAAAAGTTGAGAAAAAGCTGACACCAACTACAAAGAGCGCCATGCACGAGACTGCATAG
- a CDS encoding osmoprotectant ABC transporter substrate-binding protein, with protein MKNRGKLILFSMLTVLLLSGCALPGLGGGSGETIKIGTVTTSETQTMGYIQKYMIEHYTDLNAEIIGNLGSSVVMHQAMVNEDIDISSVRYTGTDLSGALHMDLVKDPDKATEIVQREFQEQFDQKWYDTYGFDNTYVFSVRQEVAEEDGLEQVSDLEAVADDYQVGVDNSWINREGVGYDQFVEEYGFEFNNVYPMQIGLVYSALNSEKMDAVLAYSTDARLKQFDLATLEDDRNFFPPYDASPVVSNEILREHPEIDDILQKLVGKFDNETIIELNYQADIEKKEPSTIAREYLEAHNYFENA; from the coding sequence ATGAAAAATAGAGGTAAACTTATTCTTTTCAGTATGCTAACTGTTCTGCTTCTGTCTGGCTGTGCACTTCCCGGTCTAGGCGGGGGTTCAGGTGAAACTATAAAAATCGGAACAGTTACAACCTCTGAAACACAAACAATGGGCTATATACAGAAATACATGATTGAGCACTATACCGACCTAAATGCTGAAATCATCGGTAATTTAGGGTCGTCCGTTGTGATGCATCAAGCGATGGTTAATGAAGATATAGATATATCATCTGTAAGGTATACCGGTACTGATTTAAGCGGTGCATTGCATATGGACCTTGTAAAGGATCCCGATAAAGCAACAGAAATCGTACAGCGAGAGTTTCAGGAGCAATTTGACCAGAAATGGTATGATACGTACGGCTTCGATAACACGTATGTCTTTTCTGTGCGGCAGGAGGTTGCTGAAGAAGATGGACTTGAGCAGGTATCCGACCTTGAAGCAGTTGCTGATGACTACCAAGTCGGTGTCGATAATAGCTGGATCAACCGTGAAGGAGTTGGATATGACCAATTTGTAGAGGAATATGGATTTGAATTTAACAACGTCTATCCAATGCAAATTGGCCTTGTATACTCCGCACTTAACAGTGAAAAGATGGATGCGGTTTTGGCATACTCCACAGATGCAAGACTGAAACAATTTGATCTGGCCACTTTAGAAGACGACAGGAATTTCTTCCCACCTTACGATGCATCTCCAGTTGTATCAAATGAAATACTGAGAGAACACCCAGAAATAGATGATATTCTGCAAAAACTAGTAGGAAAATTTGATAATGAGACAATCATTGAATTAAACTATCAAGCTGATATTGAGAAAAAAGAACCAAGTACGATTGCACGTGAATATTTGGAAGCTCATAACTATTTTGAAAATGCGTAA
- a CDS encoding ABC transporter permease has translation MDFLTELVTYYTDNGAYVWHEFYRHFLMSAYGVLFAGIVGIPLGILIARYSKLSPWVISFVNVIQTIPALAMLAVLMLVMGLGTNTVILALFLYSLLPIVKNTYTGILGVDKTLKEAGHAMGMTRLQILRMVELPLSLSVIMAGLRTALVIAIGIATIGTFIGAGGLGSIIVRGTNAAEGGAIILAGAIPTALMAVLADFVMGWFERLLSPTRKIG, from the coding sequence ATGGACTTCTTAACAGAATTAGTGACGTATTACACTGACAATGGAGCATATGTGTGGCATGAATTCTACCGACATTTCCTAATGTCAGCTTACGGGGTATTATTCGCCGGTATCGTCGGCATTCCACTCGGTATTCTAATAGCCCGTTACAGCAAACTTAGTCCTTGGGTTATTTCCTTCGTGAATGTCATTCAAACTATTCCAGCCCTCGCTATGCTTGCTGTATTAATGCTGGTGATGGGATTAGGTACAAACACCGTCATCCTAGCACTATTTTTGTACTCGCTTCTTCCAATTGTGAAGAACACATATACCGGTATCCTTGGTGTTGATAAGACATTGAAGGAAGCTGGTCATGCGATGGGTATGACCAGGTTGCAAATCTTACGGATGGTAGAACTCCCCCTTTCGCTTTCGGTCATCATGGCTGGACTGAGGACGGCACTTGTTATCGCAATCGGGATTGCGACAATCGGTACTTTTATCGGTGCTGGAGGTCTGGGTTCTATTATTGTTCGAGGCACAAATGCTGCAGAAGGTGGTGCCATTATACTTGCCGGTGCTATTCCAACAGCACTCATGGCCGTATTGGCAGACTTTGTCATGGGATGGTTTGAACGACTGCTTTCTCCAACAAGAAAAATAGGGTAA
- a CDS encoding Gfo/Idh/MocA family protein — protein sequence MINWAILGPGSIAHHFAEALIKEGESIHAVGARNQKKAEVFAEQFDIPKVYEGFQGVLEDPDVHVVYIATPHAFHYETIKEALLHGKHVFAEKAITVNYEQLEELAALAEEKQLILAEAMTIYHMPIYKELHQLIDAGKIGEVQSLSVNFNSIKENVPTNRFFNPDLAGGALLDIGVYALSFVRLFMKEQPSEIISTVTKHETGVDQQAGIILKNKQGQIATITLSFMVESPERATIMGTNGFIDIERFSRAQKATVCYVEEEKTETIENGETESALCYEIRAMKELIKSDVPHVTLPYTKDVMRIMDQLRQQWEIKFDFE from the coding sequence ATGATTAATTGGGCAATTTTAGGGCCGGGTTCGATTGCACATCATTTTGCAGAAGCGCTGATAAAAGAGGGAGAATCAATTCACGCAGTAGGGGCGCGTAACCAAAAAAAAGCAGAAGTATTCGCAGAGCAATTTGACATTCCTAAGGTTTATGAAGGGTTTCAAGGGGTGCTCGAGGATCCCGATGTTCACGTCGTATACATAGCAACTCCGCATGCCTTCCATTACGAGACTATAAAAGAAGCCTTGCTGCATGGAAAGCATGTATTCGCAGAGAAGGCGATTACAGTGAATTATGAGCAGCTTGAGGAGCTAGCAGCTTTAGCAGAAGAGAAACAGCTAATCTTAGCAGAAGCAATGACAATCTACCATATGCCAATTTATAAAGAACTGCATCAATTAATTGATGCCGGTAAAATTGGCGAAGTACAATCTTTAAGTGTCAATTTTAACAGCATTAAGGAAAACGTACCGACAAATCGATTCTTTAACCCTGACTTAGCAGGCGGTGCTTTACTCGACATTGGTGTTTACGCCTTATCCTTTGTCCGTCTCTTTATGAAAGAGCAGCCTAGCGAAATTATCAGCACCGTCACCAAGCATGAAACAGGTGTGGATCAGCAAGCGGGGATTATTCTTAAAAACAAACAAGGCCAAATAGCGACTATCACGTTATCATTCATGGTCGAGTCACCAGAACGTGCGACAATTATGGGCACAAATGGGTTCATTGATATTGAGAGATTCTCGCGTGCACAGAAAGCAACTGTTTGTTATGTAGAAGAAGAAAAAACGGAAACCATAGAGAATGGAGAAACAGAGAGCGCATTATGTTACGAAATAAGAGCCATGAAAGAATTGATTAAAAGCGATGTTCCACATGTAACATTGCCGTATACAAAGGATGTTATGAGGATTATGGATCAGCTGAGACAACAGTGGGAGATAAAGTTTGATTTTGAATGA
- a CDS encoding DUF3298 and DUF4163 domain-containing protein produces the protein MKKTLILFAMLLALFTVVQPIQAAPTKNVIVETEYYNDIEELKFPQVKQAGTMKLTRKINKDFKDYIEKAAAMRKQNEEAGRKYGYKPDFQTEFEVKYNTDGKLSIIMSSYIFTGGAHGSTVVESYNYDLKEKQRVYLTDILQTPGQQEKVKQYVYTYAKARPEIFYPDLKKEDISLNEKTAFFYTDDGIALVFQQYDIAPYVSGNQVIKIPKKVYS, from the coding sequence ATGAAAAAAACGCTAATACTATTTGCAATGCTACTTGCTCTTTTTACAGTGGTTCAACCTATCCAAGCAGCGCCGACCAAGAATGTCATTGTAGAAACAGAGTACTACAATGATATAGAAGAACTAAAATTCCCGCAGGTTAAGCAGGCGGGAACAATGAAGCTTACGAGAAAGATAAACAAAGATTTCAAGGATTATATAGAAAAAGCAGCAGCGATGCGGAAGCAAAATGAAGAAGCGGGACGGAAATATGGGTATAAACCGGATTTCCAGACGGAGTTTGAAGTTAAATACAATACAGACGGTAAGCTGAGCATAATAATGAGCAGCTATATATTTACCGGTGGCGCACACGGCTCTACAGTTGTTGAATCGTATAACTACGACTTGAAGGAGAAACAACGCGTCTATCTGACGGATATTTTGCAAACACCAGGACAGCAAGAAAAGGTGAAGCAATATGTTTATACGTACGCAAAAGCAAGACCAGAGATCTTCTATCCAGATCTAAAAAAAGAGGATATCTCGCTGAACGAAAAAACTGCCTTCTTTTATACAGACGATGGAATTGCCCTTGTATTCCAGCAATATGATATTGCGCCGTATGTGTCAGGCAACCAAGTAATTAAGATACCAAAGAAAGTATATAGTTAA
- a CDS encoding protein phosphatase 2C domain-containing protein translates to MDKFCWTGNQEAWLNQSHTKAIGHVVLGRLGGMTQAGQTKNEDGFLLFSGRDWEFMLLMDAHNSAASAELVASAFLAAEEDLRAASNAENAFHQIPNLVTEQLSNPNFLEACKQVQGETACLFVFRKGSYLWWLSVGDCQLYIFHEQLAQIGEFEQNTRHFYEWIGERNSWALPVPSYTTGTRQLRRGMNRIF, encoded by the coding sequence ATGGATAAATTCTGTTGGACAGGCAATCAGGAAGCATGGCTGAATCAATCACACACAAAAGCAATAGGCCATGTAGTATTAGGCAGATTAGGTGGCATGACACAAGCAGGACAAACAAAAAACGAAGATGGATTTTTACTTTTTAGTGGGCGGGATTGGGAATTCATGCTGCTGATGGATGCACATAACTCTGCTGCAAGTGCAGAATTGGTTGCTTCTGCTTTTCTTGCTGCAGAGGAAGATTTGAGAGCAGCAAGCAATGCGGAGAATGCCTTTCATCAAATACCTAATCTAGTAACAGAGCAATTATCAAATCCTAATTTTCTGGAAGCTTGCAAACAGGTCCAGGGAGAAACTGCTTGCTTGTTCGTTTTTCGAAAGGGTTCCTATTTGTGGTGGCTGTCAGTCGGTGATTGCCAGCTCTATATATTCCATGAGCAATTAGCGCAAATTGGGGAATTTGAACAAAATACACGGCATTTTTATGAATGGATTGGGGAGAGAAATTCGTGGGCATTACCAGTTCCCTCTTACACGACAGGAACGCGTCAGCTGCGGAGGGGTATGAATAGAATTTTTTGA
- a CDS encoding HIT family protein, giving the protein MGCFICDKHAGRIQANGDCIFEDDYIYVSHIDKQGQPTYIGHIMLDLKRHVPQIGDLSEKEAEVLGVTMKRVAQALQEVLEAEHVYTLVSGNAVPHVHMHIVPRYPGTPVEHWGPMDVYDWPDAPFGNEEDIRLVSSKLQQYMSRYHHG; this is encoded by the coding sequence ATGGGTTGCTTTATTTGTGATAAGCATGCAGGGCGTATTCAAGCTAATGGTGATTGTATTTTTGAAGATGACTATATTTATGTAAGTCATATCGATAAGCAGGGCCAGCCAACCTATATTGGTCATATTATGCTGGATCTTAAAAGGCATGTTCCGCAAATAGGAGATCTGTCAGAGAAGGAAGCCGAGGTTCTTGGTGTAACGATGAAACGAGTAGCACAAGCATTGCAGGAAGTTTTGGAAGCTGAGCATGTATATACACTTGTGTCTGGCAATGCAGTACCCCATGTACATATGCATATTGTCCCGCGATATCCAGGAACACCGGTAGAACACTGGGGACCAATGGATGTCTATGATTGGCCAGACGCTCCCTTTGGCAATGAGGAAGACATTCGGCTTGTCTCAAGTAAACTACAGCAATACATGAGCAGGTATCACCATGGATAA
- a CDS encoding PH domain-containing protein: MGQKRDLKVLSTYLDEDERIFLYAPCKLEEKNGIVGVTQNRILFTHKPLMKPAYLDMTLYENIDYVLYTEGTGEGELSIHLNSGDIKYMTSHQLIHLKGVSDIVRMFVNNHQRDLLFRNTFNRKQFLE; the protein is encoded by the coding sequence ATGGGACAAAAAAGAGATCTGAAGGTGTTGTCCACGTATTTAGATGAAGATGAACGAATTTTTCTCTACGCACCTTGTAAGCTAGAGGAAAAGAACGGCATAGTTGGTGTCACACAAAATCGAATTCTGTTCACGCATAAGCCGTTAATGAAGCCTGCTTACCTGGATATGACGCTTTATGAGAACATCGATTATGTCCTCTATACCGAAGGCACAGGTGAAGGAGAGTTATCCATTCATTTAAATAGCGGTGATATTAAGTATATGACAAGTCACCAGCTGATTCATCTTAAAGGTGTAAGTGATATTGTTCGTATGTTTGTGAACAATCACCAGCGGGATCTCTTGTTTCGAAATACATTCAACCGCAAACAATTTTTGGAATAG
- a CDS encoding DUF4352 domain-containing protein, with protein sequence MKLFRTPVAVLLFALTLVLSACSNDEEAAEKSTPTAEAAETNSAKTLPADLSKAVAADNPFFPDRLTRDAVAEKEILAEQSLDQSQTADNLEVTLEGIQYTKLTPASSYASSFTGFQDPNKIVAATAKLKVKNDSDQAIPLSELGAFLETSTYRILNHNILEADTGEIDPGKTSTKYIVFLMDQKDFKKEDTFSLRISSVLDDEEEDLLAADLTFDLPAN encoded by the coding sequence ATGAAACTGTTCCGTACACCGGTTGCAGTATTGTTATTCGCACTCACCCTTGTTTTATCAGCTTGCAGTAACGACGAAGAAGCTGCGGAGAAATCTACACCGACAGCAGAAGCTGCGGAGACAAACAGCGCCAAAACATTGCCCGCTGATTTGTCAAAGGCTGTGGCAGCGGATAATCCCTTCTTCCCTGACCGCCTGACAAGAGATGCAGTAGCGGAGAAGGAAATACTAGCTGAACAGAGCCTTGATCAGTCTCAAACTGCTGATAATTTGGAAGTAACCCTAGAGGGAATTCAATATACGAAGTTAACACCCGCTTCATCCTATGCGTCATCATTTACTGGCTTTCAGGACCCGAATAAAATTGTAGCTGCTACAGCAAAACTGAAAGTAAAGAATGATAGTGATCAGGCAATACCATTGAGTGAGCTCGGCGCTTTTCTGGAAACGTCAACCTATCGTATCTTGAACCATAATATACTGGAAGCAGATACAGGCGAAATTGATCCTGGTAAAACTTCTACCAAATATATTGTTTTTCTAATGGATCAGAAAGATTTCAAAAAAGAGGACACATTTTCCCTGCGGATCTCCAGTGTTTTAGATGACGAGGAAGAAGATCTGCTGGCAGCGGACTTAACGTTCGATTTGCCCGCAAATTAA
- a CDS encoding FusB/FusC family EF-G-binding protein, whose protein sequence is MQAFIRNDQYNNIKEQAQQLVNSSAAVKDIDMIYGLRSLAEEKIKDRFEELSEEQAEMLERISTVSDEIDAELYLAQLRPSIKPFPAYTEQQLRDLFPKVKQLYLPKLSEVDLEKTSYLGWNDNGQQAKYLVAPYKEGTLAARGTFTPSSQPGICTICNKLESVGLFMADPVSRSHGTYVKRGNYVCRDSAKCNRNLTDIRRFYSFLSHLHAS, encoded by the coding sequence ATGCAAGCCTTTATCCGAAACGACCAATATAATAATATAAAAGAGCAGGCGCAGCAGCTGGTGAATAGCTCAGCTGCAGTAAAAGATATAGATATGATCTACGGACTTCGCTCGTTGGCGGAAGAGAAAATTAAAGACCGTTTCGAGGAGTTATCAGAAGAACAAGCAGAAATGTTAGAGCGCATTTCAACGGTAAGCGATGAAATTGATGCAGAGCTTTACTTGGCACAGCTTCGTCCGTCTATTAAACCTTTCCCTGCATATACAGAGCAGCAGCTGCGAGATTTGTTTCCAAAGGTAAAGCAGCTGTACTTGCCGAAATTAAGTGAAGTAGACTTAGAAAAAACCTCTTATCTTGGCTGGAATGATAACGGTCAGCAGGCAAAGTACTTGGTTGCGCCGTATAAGGAAGGAACATTAGCAGCTCGCGGTACGTTTACGCCTTCCTCACAGCCGGGAATTTGTACGATATGCAATAAATTAGAAAGTGTTGGTCTTTTCATGGCTGATCCAGTCAGCCGCAGTCACGGTACGTACGTGAAACGCGGAAATTATGTATGCAGAGATAGTGCCAAATGCAACCGAAACCTTACAGACATTCGTCGATTTTATAGCTTTCTGTCTCATTTGCATGCCTCGTAA
- a CDS encoding glutamate-5-semialdehyde dehydrogenase yields MEHTLKGLTVEEQAISAKAAGKQLALLTTDERNEALLAVADQLAKDYEVILAANDKDMQAGEAKGFDAAFLDRLKLTRNRIEDFANGLKEVVDLDDPTGKVTSEWTLENGLQVSRITVPLGVIGMIYEARPNVTADATGLALKSGNSIVLKGGSSAIHTNKAIVEVIKRALEQTKVPAEAVQLIQSTNRKETAKLFTMKEHIDVLIPRGGASLIQAVVDSATVPVLETGVGNCHMYIDRSAEVEMALATFLNAKTDRPAVCNALETLIVHRDWLQAHKAEFVKALQDNGIQTHGDESAVQLLPDCKPATEEDWSNEYLSLDVAVKVVDSVEEAIKHIDQYGTKHSEAIISEDDEAVKVFMKTVDAAALYHNASTRFTDGHALGFGAEIGISTQKLHARGPMGLPALTTYKYVMTGNGQTR; encoded by the coding sequence GTGGAGCATACATTAAAAGGACTAACAGTTGAAGAACAGGCGATTTCTGCCAAAGCAGCTGGCAAGCAGCTTGCACTTTTAACAACAGATGAGAGAAATGAAGCACTGCTGGCGGTTGCCGATCAGTTGGCAAAGGACTACGAAGTGATTTTAGCCGCAAATGATAAAGATATGCAGGCGGGGGAAGCGAAAGGCTTTGATGCAGCATTTCTGGATCGTTTAAAGCTCACAAGAAATCGTATCGAGGATTTTGCCAACGGATTGAAGGAAGTAGTCGATCTTGACGACCCTACTGGCAAGGTTACGAGTGAGTGGACGCTGGAAAATGGCTTACAAGTCAGCCGCATTACTGTACCATTGGGCGTTATCGGCATGATTTATGAAGCACGTCCGAACGTAACTGCTGATGCAACGGGTTTAGCACTTAAATCCGGTAATAGTATCGTTTTAAAAGGTGGTTCTTCTGCCATCCATACAAATAAAGCTATTGTTGAGGTAATCAAGCGAGCACTGGAACAGACGAAGGTGCCAGCGGAGGCAGTGCAGCTTATTCAATCAACAAATCGAAAAGAAACAGCAAAACTGTTTACAATGAAAGAGCATATCGATGTGCTTATCCCTCGCGGAGGTGCATCTTTAATTCAAGCAGTTGTTGATTCAGCAACCGTACCGGTACTGGAAACAGGTGTAGGCAACTGTCATATGTATATCGATAGAAGCGCAGAAGTCGAAATGGCGCTGGCAACATTCTTAAATGCGAAAACAGATCGGCCTGCTGTATGCAACGCGTTGGAAACGTTAATTGTTCACCGAGATTGGCTGCAGGCACATAAAGCGGAATTCGTGAAGGCGTTACAAGATAATGGCATTCAAACACATGGTGATGAATCGGCGGTTCAGCTGCTTCCTGACTGCAAGCCAGCGACAGAAGAAGACTGGTCCAATGAATATCTGAGCCTTGATGTTGCGGTGAAGGTTGTAGATTCAGTCGAAGAAGCGATTAAGCATATTGATCAATACGGAACAAAACATTCTGAAGCGATTATTTCAGAAGATGACGAAGCAGTTAAAGTATTTATGAAAACAGTAGATGCGGCAGCTCTTTACCATAATGCTTCCACTCGGTTCACAGATGGTCATGCATTAGGTTTTGGAGCAGAAATCGGAATTTCAACCCAAAAACTGCATGCTCGCGGACCAATGGGACTGCCGGCATTAACGACTTATAAGTATGTCATGACAGGCAATGGCCAAACAAGATAA